A section of the Venturia canescens isolate UGA chromosome 11, ASM1945775v1, whole genome shotgun sequence genome encodes:
- the LOC122418423 gene encoding tudor domain-containing protein 5-like → MSTPLSREEVQNLLSYLLITRKETFTTGVPIIKLDLDFKEETGIHIPFREFGHGCLVDFLQSLTGGLSIRPYNGTHYAYPVVSEKTNHVSNLVADQNHRKIASYRHEEYKQPQPRDTSTSEESRANDQPSRFNGGKAICKPAGFSYSEDDDYSKDFYAEVDENTVQKEDDKPKENHPSNEKTPVYSTSSSEKNETAKCPPGFHELKESTSTNDNATDNEAISHLINERTRLRLQKLIEKHPDGIWCTDLPELYRNEYTIPLNYKELGFVSVIEFVSHLPGIFQSTRPQDKGDFKVYNAKTGISDAKPRERPKVLSLASLYNIYEQSIEPTEAIPSVLSKSTMDKLIPPGVMTADETVGQICVTMLNCGINEYIDVTVCDVYTPTFFWIQLLRRIPKFQIFMNELHAFYERKAKEYVLPLAVMRKGMNCACTYDGKWHRAIIKTVMPDNSVTVLFYDYGTIMSNYPAESIHYLHRKFSNIPAQAIPCGLYNVKPVSGTQWPRNVVCEFVNKTRNVPLVATIASIDAETNSMMVGLTNTDGPEDFHINDWIVQSGFAVYGSMGKTVDMSERPYNQSSESRSYGTSQGQNGLSSISEEKEPSITDFTFAKSIIEKPGFDIQQHINKWMRISAARLKFDVELFLKNGFSARPDVMKIFEEITELLRPICSSNDPSNEIPGFTVSPSVHNFAERTFGSKTTFEPGNFQFKDTNPFRLDVLSEMNSPSLSEKSQLKGPRSASISPHEETRARTAASNDLRIWTSYVQKRE, encoded by the exons atgtcGACCCCACTGTCTAGGGAAGAAGTGCAGAACCTCTTGTCTTACCTGTTGATAACAAGGAAAGAGACGTTTACAACAGGTGTGCCGATAATTAAATTGGACCTTGACTTCAAAGAAGAAACTGGTATACACATACCGTTCAGAGAATTTGGTCATGGATGTCTGGTGGATTTTCTACAGAGTTTAACTGGTGGATTGAGCATAAGACCTTACAACGGAACGCATTATGCTTATCCGGTAGTGTCGGAGAAAACGAATCATGTGAGTAATCTGGTGGCTGATCAGAATCACAGAAAAATAGCTTCATATCGTCATGAGGAATATAAACAGCCACAACCTCGAGATACCTCCACAAGCGAAGAATCTCGAGCCAATGACCAGCCTTCACGATTTAATGGAGGAAAAGCCATCTGCAAACCTGCTGGATTTTCCTACAGCGAAGATGATGACTATAGCAAAGATTTCTATGCCGAAGTGGATGAAAACACTGTGCAAAAGGAGGACGATAAACCAAAAGAGAACCATCCATCCAATGAAAAAACACCCGTTTATTCCACGTCCagttctgaaaaaaatgagactgCAAAGTGTCCACCAGGTTTCCATGAGCTGAAAGAATCAACCTCCACCAACGACAACGCAACCGATAACGAAGCGATAAGCCATCTCATTAACGAACGGACGCGACTCCGCCTGCAGAAACTCATCGAAAAACATCCCGACGGAATCTGGTGCACTGATTTGCCTGAATTATACCGGAACGAATATACGATTCCTCTCAACTACAAAGAACTTGGCTTCGTCAGCGTTATCGAGTTTGTCTCTCATCTGCCAGGGATCTTTCAATCAACGAGACCACAGGACAAAGGGGATTTCAAAGTGTATAATGCTAAAACTGGCATTTCAGACGCTAAGCCTCGTGAGAGGCCTAAAGTTCTCAGTCTCGCTTCTCTTTACAACATCTATGAACAGAGTATCGAACCAACTGAAGCAATCCCATCTGTTTTG tcTAAATCAACAATGGATAAACTTATCCCCCCCGGAGTGATGACTGCGGACGAGACTGTTGGGCAAATTTGTGTCACCATGTTGAATTGTGGGATTAACGAATACATCGACGTGACAGTTTGCGACGTTTATACACCGACATTCTTTTGGATACAATTGCTCCGGCGAATCCCCAAATTCCAAATCTTCATGAACGAACTTCA cGCTTTTTACGAACGTAAGGCTAAAGAGTACGTGCTGCCATTGGCTGTGATGAGGAAAGGGATGAATTGTGCTTGTACATATGATGGTAAATGGCACAGAGCCATTATCAAGACTGTCATGCCAGACAATTCCGTTacc GTCTTGTTTTACGATTATGGAACCATCATGAGTAATTATCCAGCAGAATCCATACATTATTTGCATCgcaagttttcaaatatacCAGCGCAGGCGATACCTTGCGGCTTGTACAACGTAAAACCTGTGTCAGGAACTCAATGGCCGCGGAACGTCGTATGCGAATTTGTTAATAAAACAAGGAACGTGCCGCTCGTTGCTACAATAGCTTCGATAGACGCAGAG ACGAATTCGATGATGGTGGGTTTGACAAACACCGACGGACCCGAGGATTTCCACATAAACGATTGGATAGTTCAAAGCGGTTTCGCGGTTTATGGATCTATG GGCAAAACGGTTGACATGAGCGAAAGGCCTTACAACCAATCATCAGAATCGAGGTCATACGGAACGAGTCAAGGACAGAACGGTTTGAGCTCTATTTCGGAAGAGAAAGAACCGAGTATAACGGATTTCACGTTCGCGAAAAGCATTATCGAAAAGCCAGGTTTCGATATTCAGCAACACATAAACAAGTGGATGAGAATATCAGCGGCGCGATTGAAATTCGATGTTGAATTATTCTTGAAGAATGGCTTTTCTGCAAGGCCCGacgtgatgaaaattttcgaagaaatCACTGAACTTTTACGACCAATTTGTTCGTCGAACGACCCGTCGAACGAAATTCCAGGATTCACTGTGTCGCCATCCGTTCATAATTTTGCGGAGCGTACTTTTGGTTCAAAAACAACCTTCGAGCCTGGAAATTTCCAATTCAAAGATACGAATCCCTTTAGACTCGATGTTTTGTCGGAAATGAATTCGCCATCTCTGTCAGAAAAATCTCAACTGAAAGGGCCTCGTAGTGCGAGCATTTCACCACACGAAGAGACCAGAGCTCGAACCGCAGCCTCGAATGATCTACGAATCTGGACCAGTTATgtacaaaaacgagaataa
- the LOC122418425 gene encoding persulfide dioxygenase ETHE1, mitochondrial isoform X1 yields the protein MNQVTVKVARCCAVLRTLSLAQSARKFCENGLTSIRTMENVPMSKDFLFRQFFDPKSCTYTYLLADVQSRHAVFIDPVIEWAERDAKIIEELELQLLFALNTHMHADHITGTGKLKTLLPGCKSVISRSSGAQADVLLEPNDLVKFGKHALKVLSTPGHTEGCVTYVCAEQGMAFTGDALLIRGCGRTDFQGGSAATLYDSIHSKIFQLPENFRLYPAHDYNGRMVTSVAEERKFNPRLTKSLEEFVQIMEQLNLPYPKMIDKAVPANKVCGLFEVDQQPK from the exons ATGAACCAAGTTACCGTTAAAGTTGCCAGGTGTTGCGCAGTCTTGCGTACACTATCGTTGGCACAAAGTGCGcgaaaattttgtgaaaatggaCTAACGTCGATTAGAACGATGGAAAACGTGCCGATGTCAAAGGACTTTTTGTTTCGTCAG TTTTTCGACCCAAAGTCATGCACGTACACGTACCTGCTCGCAGATGTTCAAAGTCGCCATGCAGTTTTCATTGATCCGGTTATCGAGTGGGCCGAGCGTGATGCAAAAATCATCGAGGAACTAGAGTTGCAGCTTCTTTTTGCTC TAaacacacacatgcacgcgGACCATATAACGGGAACGGGAAAACTGAAGACGCTGTTGCCTGGCTGTAAATCGGTGATATCTCGATCGAGCGGTGCCCAAGCCGACGTTTTGCTCGAGCCCAACGACCTCGTTAAATTTGGAAAGCACGCGCTCAAAGTTTTATCGACTCCTGGACACACGGAAG gGTGCGTGACTTACGTTTGTGCGGAGCAGGGCATGGCATTTACGGGCGACGCTTTGCTCATACGCGGCTGTGGCCGAACGGACTTTcaa GGAGGCTCCGCGGCAACTCTGTACGATTCGATTCactcgaaaattttccaactACCGGAAAACTTTCGTTTGTATCCGGCTCACGATTACAACGGACGAATGGTCACGAGCGTCGCGGAGGAACGGAAATTTAATCCGCGTCTGACGAAATCTCTCGAGGAATTTGTCCAGATTATGGAGCAACTGAATCTTCCGTATCCGAAAATGATCG ACAAAGCCGTGCCGGCCAACAAAGTTTGTGGCCTTTTCGAGGTCGACCAGCAGCCAAAATGA
- the LOC122418425 gene encoding persulfide dioxygenase ETHE1, mitochondrial isoform X3 translates to MNQVTVKVARCCAVLRTLSLAQSARKFCENGLTSIRTMENVPMSKDFLFRQFFDPKSCTYTYLLADVQSRHAVFIDPVIEWAERDAKIIEELELQLLFALNTHMHADHITGTGKLKTLLPGCKSVISRSSGAQADVLLEPNDLVKFGKHALKVLSTPGHTEGCVTYVCAEQGMAFTGDALLIRGCGRTDFQTKPCRPTKFVAFSRSTSSQNEDEFESGGASPATTSAVFEPEIL, encoded by the exons ATGAACCAAGTTACCGTTAAAGTTGCCAGGTGTTGCGCAGTCTTGCGTACACTATCGTTGGCACAAAGTGCGcgaaaattttgtgaaaatggaCTAACGTCGATTAGAACGATGGAAAACGTGCCGATGTCAAAGGACTTTTTGTTTCGTCAG TTTTTCGACCCAAAGTCATGCACGTACACGTACCTGCTCGCAGATGTTCAAAGTCGCCATGCAGTTTTCATTGATCCGGTTATCGAGTGGGCCGAGCGTGATGCAAAAATCATCGAGGAACTAGAGTTGCAGCTTCTTTTTGCTC TAaacacacacatgcacgcgGACCATATAACGGGAACGGGAAAACTGAAGACGCTGTTGCCTGGCTGTAAATCGGTGATATCTCGATCGAGCGGTGCCCAAGCCGACGTTTTGCTCGAGCCCAACGACCTCGTTAAATTTGGAAAGCACGCGCTCAAAGTTTTATCGACTCCTGGACACACGGAAG gGTGCGTGACTTACGTTTGTGCGGAGCAGGGCATGGCATTTACGGGCGACGCTTTGCTCATACGCGGCTGTGGCCGAACGGACTTTcaa ACAAAGCCGTGCCGGCCAACAAAGTTTGTGGCCTTTTCGAGGTCGACCAGCAGCCAAAATGAGGACGAGTTCGAGAGCGGAGGAGCTTCTCCCGCGACAACTTCAGCGGTCTTTGAACCGGAAATCCTCTAA
- the LOC122418425 gene encoding persulfide dioxygenase ETHE1, mitochondrial isoform X2, translated as MNQVTVKVARCCAVLRTLSLAQSARKFCENGLTSIRTMENVPMSKDFLFRQFFDPKSCTYTYLLADVQSRHAVFIDPVIEWAERDAKIIEELELQLLFALNTHMHADHITGTGKLKTLLPGCKSVISRSSGAQADVLLEPNDLVKFGKHALKVLSTPGHTEGCVTYVCAEQGMAFTGDALLIRGCGRTDFQGGSAATLYDSIHSKIFQLPENFRLYPAHDYNGRMVTSVAEERKFNPRLTKSLEEFVQIMEQLNLPYPKMIGYEGG; from the exons ATGAACCAAGTTACCGTTAAAGTTGCCAGGTGTTGCGCAGTCTTGCGTACACTATCGTTGGCACAAAGTGCGcgaaaattttgtgaaaatggaCTAACGTCGATTAGAACGATGGAAAACGTGCCGATGTCAAAGGACTTTTTGTTTCGTCAG TTTTTCGACCCAAAGTCATGCACGTACACGTACCTGCTCGCAGATGTTCAAAGTCGCCATGCAGTTTTCATTGATCCGGTTATCGAGTGGGCCGAGCGTGATGCAAAAATCATCGAGGAACTAGAGTTGCAGCTTCTTTTTGCTC TAaacacacacatgcacgcgGACCATATAACGGGAACGGGAAAACTGAAGACGCTGTTGCCTGGCTGTAAATCGGTGATATCTCGATCGAGCGGTGCCCAAGCCGACGTTTTGCTCGAGCCCAACGACCTCGTTAAATTTGGAAAGCACGCGCTCAAAGTTTTATCGACTCCTGGACACACGGAAG gGTGCGTGACTTACGTTTGTGCGGAGCAGGGCATGGCATTTACGGGCGACGCTTTGCTCATACGCGGCTGTGGCCGAACGGACTTTcaa GGAGGCTCCGCGGCAACTCTGTACGATTCGATTCactcgaaaattttccaactACCGGAAAACTTTCGTTTGTATCCGGCTCACGATTACAACGGACGAATGGTCACGAGCGTCGCGGAGGAACGGAAATTTAATCCGCGTCTGACGAAATCTCTCGAGGAATTTGTCCAGATTATGGAGCAACTGAATCTTCCGTATCCGAAAATGATCG GTTACGAAGGcggttaa